The Candidatus Dependentiae bacterium genome includes a window with the following:
- the rpsC gene encoding 30S ribosomal protein S3, which produces MGQKVNPKGFRIGVYRDWDARWFARKSYGKQIIEDVKLRRFLNRYLDNAEVARVEIEKAGDDSVKVIIHSGRPGVIIGKGGQDIETLKKDISNFLKRPNVEISVQEVKSPELDATLVAKNIAAQLEKRGSFKSAMKKAVASAMRAGAKGIKVRCAGRLGGAEIAREEYERFGQLPLHTLRSDIDYGFAEAKTTYGIIGVKAWICKGEVQQ; this is translated from the coding sequence GTGGGTCAAAAAGTTAATCCAAAAGGTTTTAGAATAGGTGTTTATCGTGATTGGGATGCGCGTTGGTTTGCGCGAAAATCGTACGGTAAGCAAATTATTGAAGACGTGAAACTTCGTAGATTCCTCAATCGTTACTTAGATAATGCTGAAGTAGCGCGTGTTGAAATCGAAAAAGCAGGCGACGACAGTGTTAAGGTGATTATCCACTCAGGAAGACCTGGTGTGATCATCGGTAAGGGCGGCCAAGATATCGAAACATTGAAAAAAGATATTTCGAATTTCTTGAAAAGACCAAACGTTGAGATATCGGTTCAAGAAGTTAAATCTCCTGAATTAGATGCGACTCTGGTTGCAAAAAATATCGCAGCACAATTAGAAAAACGCGGTAGCTTCAAATCTGCTATGAAAAAAGCAGTAGCTTCAGCGATGCGAGCAGGCGCTAAGGGTATTAAAGTACGTTGCGCCGGTCGTTTAGGTGGTGCTGAAATTGCGCGTGAAGAATATGAGCGTTTTGGCCAGCTTCCGTTGCATACCTTGCGTTCAGATATCGACTATGGTTTTGCTGAAGCAAAAACAACTTATGGCATCATTGGTGTCAAGGCTTGGATTTGCAAAGGCGAAGTGCAACAGTAA
- the rpsH gene encoding 30S ribosomal protein S8, which translates to MSIDSIGDFLTIIRNGIALGKPFVVAPSSNIKMSVAQVLQNEGFIRSFEVFDQDAAQKKIKIILKYVDGESVIHEITRRSRPARRYYVNSTSIKPIIGKFGISILTTNKGIMTDKQAKALSVGGEVICSVW; encoded by the coding sequence ATGTCTATAGATTCAATTGGTGATTTTTTGACGATTATTCGTAACGGTATTGCACTAGGTAAGCCGTTTGTCGTTGCACCATCCTCAAATATCAAGATGAGCGTTGCCCAAGTTTTGCAAAACGAAGGGTTCATCAGATCTTTTGAAGTATTCGATCAAGATGCTGCTCAAAAAAAGATAAAAATTATTTTAAAGTACGTTGATGGCGAATCGGTTATTCATGAAATTACGAGAAGAAGCCGCCCAGCGCGTCGCTACTACGTAAATTCAACAAGTATTAAACCGATTATTGGAAAATTTGGCATCTCTATCCTCACCACCAATAAAGGGATAATGACTGATAAACAAGCAAAAGCATTATCAGTAGGCGGGGAAGTTATCTGCTCTGTTTGGTAG
- the rpmC gene encoding 50S ribosomal protein L29, which yields MTMAKNELDFKNMSGEDLYKYVEAQRAELFSLRLSAATQPTKDYSQFKKLRKNIARGLTQMRDKSEQLG from the coding sequence ATGACAATGGCTAAGAATGAGTTGGATTTTAAAAATATGAGTGGTGAAGATCTTTATAAGTATGTTGAAGCACAGAGAGCGGAGCTTTTCAGCTTACGTTTGTCTGCAGCTACGCAGCCAACTAAAGATTATTCGCAATTTAAGAAACTGAGAAAAAACATTGCACGAGGCTTAACGCAAATGCGTGATAAGTCTGAGCAGCTAGGTTGA
- the rplP gene encoding 50S ribosomal protein L16: protein MLMPKKTKFRKVQKGRLKGLSKGCRELFFGNYGLKAVEPARLTAQVIEAVRITISRGLQKNGKLFLRVFPDKPVTKKPAETRMGKGKGNPEFWVAAVKRGRIMFEIEGLPESEAKELFRLAAYKLPMKTQFVKKTDDNG, encoded by the coding sequence ATGTTAATGCCAAAAAAAACTAAATTTCGTAAAGTGCAAAAGGGAAGACTCAAGGGCCTTTCAAAAGGTTGTCGCGAGCTTTTCTTTGGAAACTATGGCCTGAAGGCAGTAGAACCAGCACGCCTTACTGCGCAAGTGATTGAGGCTGTTCGAATTACTATTTCACGAGGCTTGCAAAAAAACGGTAAACTTTTCCTAAGAGTTTTCCCAGATAAGCCGGTAACAAAGAAGCCAGCCGAAACGCGTATGGGTAAAGGTAAGGGTAATCCAGAGTTTTGGGTTGCCGCAGTTAAGCGCGGCCGTATTATGTTTGAAATTGAAGGGTTGCCAGAGAGTGAAGCTAAAGAGCTTTTCAGGCTCGCAGCATATAAGCTTCCGATGAAAACCCAATTTGTAAAGAAGACGGATGACAATGGCTAA
- the rplN gene encoding 50S ribosomal protein L14 — protein MIQKQTYLVVADNSGAKWMQCIHIVGSTGKRFARVGDRIKCAVKVAIPGGTVKKSEVVEAVIVRTAKEFRREDGSYIRFGDNAAVIIKDGAPVGTRIFGPIAREVRKNYPEIISKAQEVV, from the coding sequence ATGATCCAAAAGCAAACTTATCTCGTGGTTGCGGATAACTCTGGCGCAAAATGGATGCAATGTATTCACATTGTTGGCAGTACCGGCAAAAGATTTGCTCGCGTTGGCGATAGAATTAAATGTGCTGTTAAAGTTGCAATTCCTGGTGGCACGGTAAAAAAGAGCGAAGTGGTAGAAGCGGTTATTGTTCGCACGGCAAAAGAATTCCGACGAGAAGATGGCAGCTACATACGTTTTGGTGACAATGCTGCAGTGATTATAAAAGACGGTGCACCTGTCGGTACGCGTATTTTTGGTCCAATAGCTCGAGAAGTACGTAAAAATTATCCAGAAATTATTTCTAAAGCTCAAGAAGTTGTGTAA
- the rpsE gene encoding 30S ribosomal protein S5, with amino-acid sequence MAQERKEKVFVDSVVSVRRVTKVTKGGKRFSFSAFVVSGDQEGSVGIGTGSSREVSSAIAKATTKARRSMFSIPVRSTTIPYDVMGKHGASRVILKSACKGTGVIAGGAVRAIMKAAGVEDILAKSLGSSNKQNVVKATLNALAKLRTLNQMTKLRGKTAKEIMKGSHVSA; translated from the coding sequence ATGGCACAAGAGCGTAAAGAAAAAGTATTTGTTGATTCGGTCGTAAGTGTGCGCAGAGTAACCAAAGTTACTAAAGGCGGTAAGAGATTTTCATTCTCAGCATTTGTCGTATCGGGTGATCAAGAAGGAAGTGTTGGCATTGGAACAGGAAGCAGCCGCGAAGTTTCAAGCGCGATTGCTAAAGCAACAACAAAAGCGCGTCGTTCAATGTTTAGCATTCCAGTTCGTAGTACGACCATTCCTTATGATGTGATGGGCAAACATGGTGCAAGCCGCGTTATTCTCAAATCAGCATGCAAAGGTACCGGCGTTATTGCAGGTGGAGCAGTTCGCGCGATTATGAAGGCAGCAGGCGTTGAAGATATTCTTGCAAAATCACTTGGTTCTTCAAACAAGCAAAACGTGGTTAAAGCTACGCTAAATGCACTCGCTAAGCTTCGCACCTTGAATCAAATGACCAAGTTAAGAGGCAAAACAGCTAAAGAAATAATGAAGGGCAGCCATGTTTCAGCTTAA
- the infA gene encoding translation initiation factor IF-1, with amino-acid sequence MKQKKEDVIRVDGIVKETLPNAMFRVEIEGGHVVLGHVSGKMRMHYIKILPGDKVALELSPYDLNRGRITLRYKN; translated from the coding sequence ATGAAACAGAAGAAAGAAGACGTAATCCGAGTTGATGGGATTGTAAAAGAGACATTGCCAAATGCAATGTTTCGCGTTGAAATCGAAGGTGGGCACGTGGTGCTTGGCCATGTTTCGGGTAAGATGAGAATGCACTATATTAAAATTCTGCCTGGGGATAAAGTCGCTCTTGAGCTTTCTCCGTACGATTTGAACCGCGGTAGGATTACGTTACGTTATAAAAATTAA
- a CDS encoding 50S ribosomal protein L23, translated as MELSVYNVILKPVVSSKASGLMQQFKKVVLEIHPQANKPMVKEALKKLFNVETDTVRIVVRKGKNRTFKRRKTQGKLSKRAIVTLKPGYSLGVAETGQMAAAEQMPAGQK; from the coding sequence TAATGTCATCCTCAAACCTGTGGTGAGCAGTAAAGCTTCGGGATTGATGCAACAATTTAAAAAAGTTGTTCTTGAGATTCACCCGCAAGCAAATAAACCTATGGTGAAAGAAGCGCTCAAAAAGCTCTTCAATGTAGAGACAGACACAGTTCGCATTGTGGTCCGCAAAGGAAAAAATCGTACGTTCAAACGTAGAAAAACTCAGGGCAAACTTTCAAAGCGTGCTATTGTTACGTTGAAACCGGGTTATTCCTTAGGCGTTGCAGAAACAGGTCAAATGGCAGCTGCCGAGCAAATGCCTGCAGGCCAAAAGTAA
- a CDS encoding nucleoside monophosphate kinase: MNSQKELIVFIGPPGAGKGSLSQLCVDELGWVQLSTGFLCRKHIAAGTQIGQEIDFSIKSGKLVEDRLIVSMVEQWLLEQIDQHSGVILDGFPRSVFQAQALDEILKKYASILNFKLVKLAVSDEILIDRLAARFVCENKDCQTVYSAAQDALKPKEAGICDRCSSKLVRRSDDGGNVVKERLKAYHGYAKPLIEYYEQQGKQIAQLDVEKPLAEVFVDFKNALYGYR; this comes from the coding sequence GTGAACAGTCAGAAAGAGTTGATAGTTTTCATTGGTCCCCCCGGGGCAGGTAAAGGCTCATTATCGCAGCTGTGCGTGGATGAATTAGGGTGGGTTCAACTATCAACCGGATTTCTTTGCAGAAAACACATTGCAGCAGGCACTCAAATAGGCCAGGAAATAGATTTTTCCATTAAATCTGGTAAATTAGTGGAAGATCGGCTCATCGTGAGTATGGTTGAGCAGTGGTTGCTTGAGCAAATTGATCAACATTCAGGGGTTATCCTAGACGGTTTTCCTCGAAGTGTTTTTCAAGCGCAAGCGCTCGATGAAATTTTGAAAAAGTATGCATCTATTTTGAACTTCAAGCTCGTAAAACTAGCGGTTTCTGATGAAATACTCATTGATCGTCTAGCAGCTCGATTTGTTTGTGAGAATAAAGATTGCCAAACGGTATATTCAGCAGCTCAGGATGCGCTTAAGCCTAAAGAGGCTGGCATTTGCGATCGTTGTTCTTCCAAGTTAGTTCGCCGATCAGATGATGGCGGCAATGTTGTTAAAGAGCGATTGAAAGCTTATCATGGCTATGCAAAGCCGCTTATAGAATATTATGAGCAGCAAGGAAAGCAGATTGCCCAGCTGGATGTTGAAAAGCCATTGGCTGAGGTGTTTGTAGATTTTAAAAACGCGCTTTATGGATATCGATGA
- the rpsS gene encoding 30S ribosomal protein S19: MARSIKKGPFVDESLIKKVEQAKTSGKREVIKTWSRRSMVIPDFVGLTIAVHNGKKFIPVFVTENMVGHYLGEFSPTRTFRVHSGQRQAGVAPES, translated from the coding sequence ATGGCAAGATCGATTAAAAAGGGCCCGTTCGTAGACGAGTCACTAATAAAAAAAGTAGAACAGGCAAAAACTTCTGGAAAACGAGAAGTTATTAAAACCTGGTCACGAAGAAGCATGGTAATTCCTGATTTTGTAGGTCTTACTATTGCGGTTCACAATGGTAAGAAGTTTATTCCTGTTTTTGTTACAGAAAATATGGTGGGACATTATCTGGGCGAATTTTCGCCAACCAGAACCTTTAGAGTTCATAGTGGCCAACGTCAAGCCGGAGTTGCCCCAGAGTCATAA
- the rplB gene encoding 50S ribosomal protein L2 — MAVITRKPRNASLRFQSFLTSEDITKKSPEKSLVFGLRKKGGRNAYGRITVRHRGGGAMRKYRMIDFMRSCRDVEGKVMAIEYDPNRNVRIALVSYANGSKAYMLLPQNLSVGHTVAAGQNVDPKVGNCLPLRNIPVGFVVHNIEIKPGGGGKLVRSAGLGAQVLAKENEYATLKMPSGEIRKINLECWATVGMLGNAEHKNIVIGKAGRTRQMGIRPTVRGMAMNPVDHPHGGGEGRSKSGSHPTTPWGKGCKGTRTRRRKNPLILKRRK, encoded by the coding sequence ATGGCAGTAATCACAAGAAAACCAAGAAATGCTTCGTTACGATTTCAAAGTTTTTTAACTTCTGAAGATATAACGAAAAAATCACCTGAGAAATCACTCGTTTTTGGGTTGAGAAAAAAAGGTGGTAGAAACGCCTATGGACGCATCACGGTGCGCCATAGAGGCGGTGGCGCGATGCGCAAATACCGTATGATCGATTTTATGCGCTCATGCAGAGATGTTGAAGGTAAAGTTATGGCGATCGAGTACGATCCAAATCGTAACGTTCGCATAGCATTAGTTTCCTATGCCAATGGTTCAAAGGCATACATGCTTCTTCCTCAAAATTTGAGTGTAGGGCATACAGTTGCTGCTGGTCAGAATGTTGACCCAAAAGTAGGGAATTGCCTGCCATTGCGCAATATTCCTGTCGGTTTTGTGGTTCACAATATCGAAATCAAGCCCGGCGGCGGCGGCAAGCTCGTACGTAGTGCTGGCCTTGGAGCGCAAGTTCTAGCTAAAGAAAATGAGTATGCTACATTAAAGATGCCATCTGGAGAGATTAGAAAGATTAATCTCGAGTGTTGGGCAACGGTTGGCATGCTTGGAAATGCTGAGCATAAGAACATCGTTATTGGTAAAGCTGGGCGTACGCGCCAAATGGGTATTAGACCAACGGTTCGCGGTATGGCGATGAACCCTGTTGATCACCCTCATGGTGGTGGTGAAGGTCGTTCTAAATCTGGTTCTCATCCTACAACTCCATGGGGTAAGGGATGCAAAGGTACCAGAACGCGTCGTAGAAAGAATCCATTGATTTTAAAAAGACGTAAATAA
- a CDS encoding type Z 30S ribosomal protein S14: MARKAMIEKSEKTPKFATRQRNRCKLCGRPRAFMRIFNMCRMCFRKLALDGVLPGVKKASW; the protein is encoded by the coding sequence ATGGCTCGTAAAGCGATGATTGAAAAATCAGAAAAAACACCAAAATTTGCAACAAGACAGCGTAATCGCTGTAAGTTGTGTGGAAGACCACGCGCCTTCATGAGAATTTTCAATATGTGTCGTATGTGTTTTAGAAAATTGGCGTTGGATGGCGTGCTTCCAGGTGTCAAGAAGGCAAGTTGGTAA
- the rplF gene encoding 50S ribosomal protein L6 — protein sequence MSKIGRKPIALDGVSIEIKGNVVDYKGKKSSGSHELPEALKAEVADKFLTITCKQLTRENKMLWGMHRAILANEIKGSAEGFKQEINITGLGFKAAVSGKNIVFSLGYSHKINFVVPEGVNVTADKTGQLVTVEGPNKELVGLVSSQIRALRPPEPYKGTGIKLAGEVIIRKAGKTKAA from the coding sequence ATGTCTAAGATTGGAAGAAAACCGATAGCACTCGATGGCGTTTCTATTGAAATTAAAGGAAACGTTGTTGATTACAAAGGTAAAAAATCATCAGGCTCTCATGAGCTGCCAGAAGCATTGAAAGCGGAAGTTGCAGATAAGTTTTTAACAATTACTTGCAAGCAGCTGACGCGCGAAAACAAAATGCTTTGGGGTATGCATCGTGCGATTTTAGCTAACGAAATTAAAGGCAGCGCCGAAGGTTTCAAGCAAGAAATTAATATTACAGGGTTGGGTTTTAAGGCGGCAGTCTCTGGAAAAAACATTGTTTTTTCTTTGGGGTATAGCCATAAAATAAATTTTGTTGTTCCTGAAGGCGTTAACGTTACGGCAGACAAAACAGGTCAGTTAGTGACTGTTGAAGGCCCAAACAAGGAACTTGTTGGCTTAGTGAGCAGTCAAATTCGCGCATTGAGACCACCTGAGCCGTACAAGGGAACAGGTATTAAGTTAGCTGGTGAAGTAATTATTCGTAAAGCTGGCAAGACAAAAGCTGCATAA
- the rpsQ gene encoding 30S ribosomal protein S17 — translation MVSSEQKVKNVLRGIVVSNKMDKTIVVEHERTYRNAKVQKVMRSVKKYKVHDENGQAQVGDTVEFYEGRPVSKTKYMYLARVVKMQA, via the coding sequence ATGGTAAGTTCAGAACAAAAAGTAAAAAATGTCCTTCGCGGAATTGTTGTATCTAACAAGATGGACAAGACTATCGTTGTTGAGCATGAGCGTACTTATCGTAACGCGAAAGTACAAAAAGTAATGAGGTCGGTAAAAAAATATAAAGTCCATGATGAAAATGGACAGGCGCAAGTTGGGGATACCGTAGAGTTCTACGAAGGGCGTCCTGTTTCAAAAACAAAATATATGTACTTGGCGCGTGTTGTTAAGATGCAAGCGTAA
- the rplE gene encoding 50S ribosomal protein L5: MATARLKESYNKTIRPQLQKELGLSNIMEVPKVNKVVINVGAKEAVSDSKVLKIIGELIEKISGQKPVRTLARTSIAGFKIREGMPLGVMVTLRGDVMYSFLDRLINLALPKVKDFQGVTPKLDGRGNYNLGIKDATSIFPEVESGVDTKAVGLNVTIQTTAISDEHGHALLKAFGMPFRQTKAK; this comes from the coding sequence ATGGCCACAGCTCGTTTAAAAGAGTCATATAATAAAACTATACGTCCTCAGCTTCAAAAAGAGCTTGGACTTTCAAATATTATGGAAGTTCCAAAGGTTAATAAAGTCGTTATTAACGTTGGAGCAAAAGAAGCAGTCTCCGATAGCAAAGTTCTAAAAATAATTGGCGAATTGATTGAAAAAATATCAGGCCAAAAACCAGTTAGAACGCTTGCTCGAACATCAATCGCGGGTTTTAAGATTCGTGAAGGAATGCCGCTTGGTGTTATGGTTACACTGCGTGGTGATGTAATGTATAGCTTTCTTGATCGTTTGATTAATTTGGCTTTACCAAAAGTTAAAGACTTTCAAGGAGTTACGCCGAAACTTGATGGCAGAGGTAATTATAACCTTGGCATTAAGGATGCGACGAGCATCTTTCCGGAAGTTGAAAGTGGCGTTGATACCAAAGCTGTTGGGCTCAATGTAACTATTCAGACAACAGCAATATCTGATGAGCACGGACACGCTTTGCTAAAGGCTTTTGGTATGCCGTTCCGTCAAACGAAAGCGAAATGA
- the secY gene encoding preprotein translocase subunit SecY gives MVILKNFKNIFLIPELRKKILFTLGVLIIDRLGTYIPVIGVNVPMLGEHMKRATGVGGLLSYLDVFSGGALSKSTLFALGIMPYITASIMMQMLGMTVPYFEQLLKEGEYGKKIINQYTRYLAIGLSIMYSYGYAVYLESANLAFTPGWGFRFMFVLSLTVGSLFVMWLGDQISLFGIGNGSSMIVFAGIVSRFPEYIIKTKALVDIGTMELWQAILILLIFVLITACIVYLEKGERKVPVQYARRIIGQRMYGGQSTYIPFKINTAGIMPVILASSVLQLPATLAVMLSSRHDIFRKFAEMIAPGAVLFNVIEFVLIVFFSFFYTALVFNPEELAENIKKSGGYILGIRPGKQTADFFNYILNRIGLVGAIYLACLALLPNFMYMLFKMPFYLGGTSLLIVVGVALETSAQIESYLIEHRYEGFLTSGRLKSRIAR, from the coding sequence GTGGTCATCTTAAAGAACTTTAAAAACATTTTTCTGATCCCTGAACTCAGAAAAAAGATCCTTTTTACCCTTGGAGTTCTGATAATTGATCGACTTGGTACGTACATTCCGGTAATCGGAGTGAATGTGCCTATGCTTGGTGAGCATATGAAGCGAGCAACAGGGGTTGGTGGTTTATTAAGCTATTTGGATGTTTTTTCTGGTGGTGCATTGAGCAAATCAACGCTTTTTGCCCTCGGAATAATGCCTTATATTACTGCCTCAATTATGATGCAGATGCTTGGTATGACGGTGCCTTATTTTGAGCAATTGCTCAAAGAAGGTGAGTATGGCAAAAAAATCATTAATCAGTACACACGTTACCTGGCAATCGGCCTAAGTATTATGTATAGCTACGGCTACGCGGTTTACTTAGAAAGTGCGAACTTGGCGTTTACGCCTGGTTGGGGCTTTAGGTTTATGTTTGTACTTTCTTTAACCGTTGGATCACTATTTGTGATGTGGTTAGGCGATCAAATTTCGCTTTTCGGCATAGGCAACGGTAGCTCTATGATCGTTTTTGCAGGTATCGTTTCACGGTTTCCTGAATATATTATCAAGACCAAGGCGCTTGTAGATATCGGAACCATGGAATTGTGGCAGGCAATTCTTATTTTGCTTATTTTTGTTTTGATCACGGCATGTATCGTCTATCTTGAAAAAGGTGAACGAAAAGTGCCGGTGCAATACGCGCGTCGCATTATTGGCCAGCGCATGTATGGCGGTCAAAGCACCTATATACCGTTTAAAATTAATACTGCAGGGATTATGCCTGTAATCTTAGCATCTTCTGTACTTCAATTACCGGCGACGTTAGCAGTGATGCTTTCTTCTAGGCATGATATTTTCAGAAAATTTGCTGAGATGATCGCACCTGGAGCAGTATTATTTAACGTTATTGAATTTGTTCTTATCGTATTCTTCTCGTTCTTTTATACCGCATTGGTATTCAATCCAGAAGAATTAGCTGAAAATATTAAAAAGAGTGGTGGGTATATTCTTGGAATACGTCCCGGTAAGCAAACAGCTGATTTTTTCAATTACATTCTCAATAGAATTGGGCTTGTAGGTGCAATTTATCTAGCCTGCTTAGCGCTCCTTCCAAATTTTATGTACATGCTGTTTAAGATGCCATTCTACTTGGGTGGAACGTCTCTCTTGATTGTCGTTGGTGTTGCACTTGAAACATCAGCACAGATTGAATCTTACCTTATTGAGCATCGTTATGAAGGTTTTTTAACATCAGGTAGACTCAAAAGCAGGATAGCGCGGTGA
- a CDS encoding 50S ribosomal protein L24, whose protein sequence is MMRVKENDTVVILGGKDDGKKGKVIEILPKKDKVMVKDLGLVTKHAKARKQGETAGIKQQESYFHVSKVMPICTACHKAVRVNVKTMEDGTRVRTCNKCKEAF, encoded by the coding sequence ATGATGCGTGTTAAAGAAAATGATACCGTGGTTATTCTCGGTGGCAAAGACGATGGTAAAAAGGGTAAAGTAATTGAAATTTTACCCAAAAAAGATAAAGTAATGGTTAAAGATCTTGGTCTTGTAACCAAGCATGCAAAAGCACGAAAACAAGGTGAAACTGCTGGAATTAAACAGCAAGAATCTTATTTTCATGTGTCAAAGGTAATGCCTATTTGCACAGCCTGCCATAAAGCAGTTCGAGTCAATGTCAAAACAATGGAAGATGGAACAAGAGTTCGCACTTGCAATAAATGCAAAGAAGCATTTTAG
- a CDS encoding 50S ribosomal protein L18: MSIVRKLAHRKVKRALRVRKAVKASGLPRATVFRSASHIYGQIIDDVAGKTLVSCSSLELKTLKGDKSAVAKAVGLELAKRAVGKGVDRVAFDRGAFLYHGRVKALADGMREGGLSL; the protein is encoded by the coding sequence GTGTCGATCGTAAGAAAATTAGCGCACAGAAAAGTAAAGCGTGCTCTTAGAGTTAGAAAAGCGGTAAAAGCCAGTGGATTACCTCGCGCAACAGTATTTAGAAGCGCAAGCCACATTTATGGCCAAATTATTGATGACGTAGCTGGTAAGACGCTCGTTAGTTGCTCATCTTTGGAGCTAAAAACGCTCAAGGGTGACAAATCAGCAGTAGCAAAAGCAGTAGGGTTAGAATTGGCTAAGCGTGCTGTTGGCAAGGGTGTTGATCGCGTTGCATTCGATCGCGGAGCATTCTTGTATCACGGGCGTGTTAAGGCGCTCGCTGATGGTATGCGTGAAGGTGGATTGAGCTTATAA
- the rplV gene encoding 50S ribosomal protein L22 → MQFSAKAKFVRYSPYKLRPLADVIRGKNAQYALHWLETYKTRRSVPLKKMLMSAVANAKNLNELSPNDLVIKDLRIDEGPIIRYYKPGAMGRANIQRKRLCHLSVILERLGK, encoded by the coding sequence ATGCAATTTAGTGCCAAAGCTAAATTTGTACGTTACTCGCCTTACAAATTGCGCCCCTTGGCCGACGTGATCCGAGGAAAAAATGCGCAGTATGCTCTACATTGGCTTGAAACGTATAAAACTCGTCGATCGGTACCTTTGAAAAAGATGCTTATGTCGGCTGTCGCAAATGCTAAAAACTTAAATGAATTGTCGCCAAATGACTTGGTGATCAAAGATTTGCGCATTGATGAAGGCCCAATTATCCGCTATTATAAGCCAGGAGCGATGGGTCGAGCGAATATTCAAAGAAAACGGCTCTGCCATTTGAGTGTAATCTTAGAACGTCTGGGCAAATAA
- the rplO gene encoding 50S ribosomal protein L15: protein MFQLNELTPLVKKRKRIGRGGSRGGTSGKGHKGQKARTGGKSKVRTAFEGGQMPLTRRLPKRGFNNYNFANKFEIVNIGTLEERCEAGDQVTREMLTKEGVVLGKSPIKLLAGGTLSKKLVVHVHAASKAAIAMIEAVGGKVELVKEI, encoded by the coding sequence ATGTTTCAGCTTAATGAATTAACACCTTTGGTTAAAAAAAGAAAACGCATTGGTCGTGGCGGTAGCCGCGGTGGAACATCTGGCAAAGGTCATAAAGGTCAGAAAGCAAGAACTGGTGGAAAATCTAAGGTAAGAACCGCCTTTGAAGGTGGCCAAATGCCTTTGACCCGCCGCTTGCCAAAACGCGGATTTAATAATTATAACTTCGCAAATAAATTTGAGATCGTGAATATTGGTACGCTAGAAGAGCGTTGTGAAGCTGGTGATCAAGTAACAAGAGAAATGCTAACTAAAGAAGGCGTTGTTCTTGGAAAATCACCAATAAAGTTGCTCGCTGGCGGTACTCTTTCTAAGAAATTAGTTGTTCATGTTCATGCAGCAAGTAAAGCAGCAATTGCAATGATTGAAGCGGTTGGTGGTAAGGTTGAACTAGTAAAGGAGATTTGA
- the map gene encoding type I methionyl aminopeptidase, translated as MITIKNKVAIQKMQTAGAFLAEIFHELNQVISPGKTTLEIDAWIAAQLSKRSMVSATKGYKGYKHSSCISVNDEVVHGIPGTRIIETGDLVKVDICASWKGYCADAARPYFVGKMPADIEKLLHVALESLNKGIAQAKAGNKLTDISHAIQSEVEIHGFGVVRDFAGHGIGKHMHEDPEILNYGTPGRGPVLRPGMTFALEPMITQGSYEVYVTHDTWTVKTKDKSLAAHIEDTVLVTESEPLILTRLKSY; from the coding sequence ATGATAACTATTAAGAATAAAGTCGCTATCCAAAAGATGCAGACTGCAGGTGCATTTTTAGCCGAAATTTTCCATGAACTTAATCAAGTGATAAGTCCAGGAAAAACAACGCTCGAAATCGATGCGTGGATTGCAGCGCAATTAAGCAAGCGGTCGATGGTTTCGGCAACTAAGGGTTACAAGGGATATAAGCATTCAAGTTGCATCTCAGTAAACGATGAAGTTGTTCATGGAATACCAGGCACGCGTATTATTGAAACTGGTGATTTAGTAAAAGTTGACATTTGTGCCTCGTGGAAGGGTTATTGTGCCGATGCAGCGCGTCCTTATTTTGTAGGGAAAATGCCTGCCGACATAGAGAAACTTCTTCATGTTGCGTTAGAGTCGTTGAATAAAGGAATTGCTCAAGCGAAAGCTGGCAATAAACTTACCGATATTTCGCATGCAATACAAAGCGAAGTTGAGATTCACGGCTTTGGCGTCGTTCGTGATTTTGCGGGTCATGGCATTGGTAAGCATATGCACGAAGATCCTGAGATTTTAAACTATGGTACTCCTGGAAGGGGGCCGGTTTTGCGTCCAGGGATGACATTTGCATTAGAGCCAATGATTACGCAGGGTAGCTACGAAGTGTACGTTACGCACGATACGTGGACAGTGAAAACGAAAGATAAAAGTTTGGCGGCTCATATCGAAGATACCGTTTTGGTTACTGAGAGCGAACCGCTTATATTAACGAGACTAAAGTCTTATTAA